The sequence GTAGCAGAATCATTAGTCTAAGAGCGAATATTAATATGGATCCAAGTATCATCAGAGGATCTCATCTCATGATCAGAGTAAATGATGATTCTTATTGATCCATAAGCTTAGATAAACCGTCTGAGCTAGTCTTTGTACTAGAAGATTCCTGTCAGAAAGATAATACTGTTAAAATACATCAGTCTAGTATGTTGTCTATTAATTGCTGTAGCTATAAAATTTATAAGCTTTTTATCTGCAATATCTTGTGGTAGGCGGTGAGAATGGCTTACAGAACTTCTCTAATAATTGGTGGTGTGGTCATAGTATTACTTATCCTAGTAGGTTTAATGTACTTCTTCATGGCTCGACCAACTACACCTACACTTACGACACCTATACCAACGCTCACTACTCCCTTAACACCGATAACTACTCTAACGCCTACATTAACTTCTACGCCTGAAATTAAGATTCCAGGTAAAATAGTTGTCGGTTTAACAATATCATTATCTGGTACTTATGCTAAGGAAGGTCAGATGGGTCTACTGGGATTGCAGACTGCTGTTAAGTGGGTTAATGAGATTTATGGTGGTGTTAGAATTGGTGGTAAGCATGTTCCAATAGAGATTAAGTATTATGATGATGAGAGTAGTAGAGATCTAGTAGTTAGCCTATATGAAAGACTAATAACAGTAGATAAAGTAAACTTCCTATTAGGTCCTTATAGCTCACCCCTAGCATTTGCAGCTGCTCCTGTTGCTGAGAGGTATAAGATGGTTTTCGTAAACTGGGGTGGAGCTTCTGACTTAATAAACCAGCAAGGGTATAAATACGTTGTGACTACCTGGAGTCAAGCTACGAGGTATCACGCTGCTAGTTTAGAGTTCCTAGCTAAAGTAGATCCTACCGTAAAGAGAATCGCTATACTTTATGCTGATGACGAGTTTGATAGAATGGTTGCTGATGGGGCAAGAAAGAAAGCTCAAGAACTTGGGTTCACAATAGTATTCGATAGGTCATTCCCACAAGATATTAAAGACTTTACATCTATCCTAATAGAGTTGAAGGCTGCAAACCCAGAGGTTATACTTGCTGCAACGCATTTTGCTGATGGACTTCTACTAACTAAGCAGCTAGCTGACCTAAGAATAGATGTCAAGTTTTTATCACTAACTGTTGCACCAACAGTTCCTGATTACTATGCAAGTCTAGGGATACTAGCTGAGGGTATAGTATTCCCCTCACATTGGGAGCCTGGTGTTAAGTATAACCCTGAAGTTGCATCTAAGCTTGGCCTAGAGTTCTTTGGACCTACATCTGACGAGTTCTATAAACTGTTCCTAAATATTTCTAAAGGTCAAGAACCATCATATCATGCCGCCTCTGCAGCTGCAGCATTAATATTACTTATTAAGGCTATCGAGTCAGCTCAAAGCCTAGATCAAGATGCTGTAAGAGAAGCATTTAATAGAATGGATATAATGACATTCTTCGGTAGATTCAAGATAGATCCAGCAACAGGATATCAGATAGGTCATAGTATGGTGCTTGGACAGTGGCAGAATGGTAAGAAGGTTATTATATGGCCTCTCGAGGCGGCTACTAGTAAGTATTATTACCCGATACCTACCTGGGAGGAAAAGCTAGCTGGTAAGAAAGCTATACCCTAAAGGTGTATAACTCTATGAATGAGTCTCTCCTACATTTTTTACCTTACTATCTAGTCTCTGGGTTATTGATAGGAATTGTATACGGCTTGGCCACTATAGGCTTATCATTAATATTCGGAGTACTTAGAATAGTTAATGTCGGCCATGGATCCTTCATAATGATAGGTATGTATGCAACTTACTGGTTCTTCGTACTAGTAGCTTTAAACCCCTTCATATCTCTAATTCCATCACTCGTGGTTGGATTAATATTAGGTA comes from Sulfolobales archaeon and encodes:
- a CDS encoding amino acid ABC transporter substrate-binding protein; the encoded protein is MAYRTSLIIGGVVIVLLILVGLMYFFMARPTTPTLTTPIPTLTTPLTPITTLTPTLTSTPEIKIPGKIVVGLTISLSGTYAKEGQMGLLGLQTAVKWVNEIYGGVRIGGKHVPIEIKYYDDESSRDLVVSLYERLITVDKVNFLLGPYSSPLAFAAAPVAERYKMVFVNWGGASDLINQQGYKYVVTTWSQATRYHAASLEFLAKVDPTVKRIAILYADDEFDRMVADGARKKAQELGFTIVFDRSFPQDIKDFTSILIELKAANPEVILAATHFADGLLLTKQLADLRIDVKFLSLTVAPTVPDYYASLGILAEGIVFPSHWEPGVKYNPEVASKLGLEFFGPTSDEFYKLFLNISKGQEPSYHAASAAAALILLIKAIESAQSLDQDAVREAFNRMDIMTFFGRFKIDPATGYQIGHSMVLGQWQNGKKVIIWPLEAATSKYYYPIPTWEEKLAGKKAIP